Part of the Terrisporobacter glycolicus ATCC 14880 = DSM 1288 genome is shown below.
CTATTTCAAACACCATCTCAAAAGCAGCTTCTATTTCATTTTGTATTTTAAATATTGCTCTCATTTCAGGTCTTCTAAGTGAAATAGTCCTATGATCTATTTGAGTTTCTAAAGCTGCTTTGCTTTTTAAACTATTAATTTCAAATGAAAGCTTGTCATAATAAGTTTTGCCTAGAATATTAATATCTTCAACTAATATCTCTATTTTTTCAGGGGCTTTTTCATTGCTACACACTTTTCCTACAACTTCTATAGCATTTTCTAGCCTCAAACTTTTAATTTGTTCCTTTTCACATACTAATTGAATTATTCCTGACTTATCTCTTAATCTTATAAATACTACTTGACTTAAATCAGTAATTTTGTGCACCCAGCCTCGAAGTAATACTTTTTGACTTTCTAAGCCTTTTAATTAATTTATAAATGTTCTTTTTAGCTGTGACATATCATTCAATCCTCTCTTTTATTATTTTTATACACTAAAAACGCCCCTATACAAAGTATAGGGGCGTGATATTTACGCGGTACCACCCTAGTTGACTATTTTTAGTCCACTTTAATTACGTACAGAATCATATTCGATACGCTTCCTTGATAACGGTAGGATTCCGTTTAGGTCTACTCTTTAATATAAATTTTGGCTAACTACTCCAAAGTGTTCTTCAACTAAATTATCATACAAAGCTTCCACCATCCTTTGCTCGCTATAAATCAATATATAGTTTACTCTCTTTTTCAAAGATATAAATATGTTCATGCATTTTTAGGATTCTATAAAATATTCATTTAGTAAACTAAAAAACTCTTTTCCGTGTTTAGTTTCATCTTTACACATTTCATTTAGTGCATTATAAATAGTATCTAAACCAAGTTCTTTAGCTTTTTTAGCTAATTTCAATTTGCTTTGTATTGCTTCATATTCATCTTCTATAATTACTTTTAAATTTTCTTCAGTCCAAGGTTTCACCACTTCTCCTAGAAGTCCTGCTAGAATAGATGCATGCTCAGCTTCTTCGTAAGCTATTTTCTTATATATTTCTCCTACCTTTAAATATCCTTCTTTCGTTGCAATTTTACTCATAGCCAAATACATTCCTACTTCTAAACATTCTCTAGAAAAAATAGTCCTTAAATCACAAATCATATTGTCGTCTGCATCTTTTGCTATTCCTATATTTTCACCAATATCAAATATTTTTTTTTCTTCTTTTATGTCAATTTCTTTAAATTCTTCATATGGAGCATTACAAATAGGGCATGTTTTTGTTTTTTCATTTTCAATAATATATCCACATATTGGACAAATCCATTTATTCATTCATATTTCCTTCCTAATATTTCCTGTAAATTATTTTATACCTATATTATGAATATATTTATATTTTTTTATTCTTTATACATTTATTTATAATTTTCAAATTTTATTTAAGAATAATAAGTATGTATCTTAAATATATTATAAGTAATAAGAATTATTAATAATGGTTTGATTATTGCCAAGGAGGACATATTTATGGGACTTTTAACAATATTATTAACTGGATTTGCTTTAGCCATGGATGCCTTTGCTGTTTCAGTAACAAAAGGTATGACTCTTAGAAAAATTACATCTTTTATATCTTTTAAAATTGCTTTTTTCTTTGGTTTATTTCAAGGATTAATGCCCTTTATTGGATGGTTCGTAGGCATTAGGTTTCAATTATATATAAAGGCTGTAGATCATTGGATTGCATTATTTCTATTATCTTTTATTGGTCTTAAAATGATATTTGAGGCCTATGAAGACAGTAACAATCCTGAAATAACTGTAACCTGTGATGATGAATTAAATAATACAGAGTTAATAATTTTATCCATTGCTACTAGTATAGATGCTCTTGCTGTTGGAGTTAGTTTTGCATTTTTAAATGTACATATTATACCACTTTGTTTAAGCATAGGCATAATTACCTTTGTCTTATGTTTTTTAGGCGTTATGATTGGAAAACTTTTAGGACCAGTATTTAAAAACTACTCTCAAATTGTAGGAGGTATAATATTAATACTTATAGGTATTAATATTTTAAATGAACAT
Proteins encoded:
- a CDS encoding ferritin family protein, with translation MNKWICPICGYIIENEKTKTCPICNAPYEEFKEIDIKEEKKIFDIGENIGIAKDADDNMICDLRTIFSRECLEVGMYLAMSKIATKEGYLKVGEIYKKIAYEEAEHASILAGLLGEVVKPWTEENLKVIIEDEYEAIQSKLKLAKKAKELGLDTIYNALNEMCKDETKHGKEFFSLLNEYFIES
- a CDS encoding manganese efflux pump MntP family protein, whose translation is MGLLTILLTGFALAMDAFAVSVTKGMTLRKITSFISFKIAFFFGLFQGLMPFIGWFVGIRFQLYIKAVDHWIALFLLSFIGLKMIFEAYEDSNNPEITVTCDDELNNTELIILSIATSIDALAVGVSFAFLNVHIIPLCLSIGIITFVLCFLGVMIGKLLGPVFKNYSQIVGGIILILIGINILNEHTNFIYKMLN